A part of Alphaproteobacteria bacterium genomic DNA contains:
- a CDS encoding GTP-binding protein → MNDTQIHETAGERLPVSVLTGFLGSGKTTVLAHLLRDPGMADTAVVINEFGEVGLDHMLVESSSDDITVLSSGCLCCTIRGDLIDTLRNLFRRRVKGEVPAFRRLVIETTGLADPAPILHTLMTDPLLAARYRLDGVITTVDGMHGLDQFDKQFETVKQAAVADRLLITKTDMAAPEGIAALKARLASINPAAAVHEIAHGAVDPAMLFGAGLYDPATKSPNVARWLNEEAFALAGQHDGHDHDHHHHHDVNRHDDHIRAYCLTADEPISWDSFTGWMDALISTHGESLLRVKGILNVIESDKPVVVHGVQHIFHPPATLDAWPDDDRRSRVVMITRDLNREPVEQMFRAFVADKAAG, encoded by the coding sequence ATGAACGACACACAGATTCACGAAACGGCGGGCGAACGCCTGCCGGTATCCGTATTGACCGGGTTTCTCGGCAGCGGCAAGACGACTGTCCTGGCCCATCTGCTGCGCGACCCGGGCATGGCCGACACGGCAGTCGTCATCAATGAATTCGGCGAGGTCGGGCTCGATCACATGCTGGTCGAATCGTCCAGCGACGATATCACGGTGCTGTCCAGCGGCTGCCTGTGCTGCACGATCCGGGGTGACCTGATCGATACCCTGCGCAACCTGTTTCGCCGCCGGGTCAAGGGCGAGGTGCCGGCGTTCAGGCGGCTGGTCATCGAAACCACCGGCCTGGCCGATCCGGCGCCGATCCTGCACACGCTGATGACCGATCCGCTGCTGGCCGCGCGCTACCGACTGGACGGCGTCATCACCACGGTCGATGGCATGCACGGGCTGGACCAGTTCGACAAGCAGTTCGAAACGGTGAAACAGGCCGCCGTCGCGGACCGGCTGCTGATCACCAAAACCGACATGGCGGCGCCGGAAGGAATCGCGGCGCTGAAAGCGCGGCTGGCGTCCATCAATCCCGCGGCGGCGGTCCACGAGATCGCCCATGGCGCGGTCGACCCCGCCATGCTGTTCGGCGCCGGGCTGTACGACCCGGCAACCAAAAGCCCGAATGTGGCGCGGTGGCTGAACGAGGAGGCCTTTGCCCTGGCCGGGCAGCATGACGGACACGACCACGATCACCACCATCATCACGACGTCAACCGGCATGACGATCACATCCGCGCCTATTGCCTGACGGCGGATGAACCGATCTCCTGGGATTCCTTCACCGGCTGGATGGACGCCCTGATTTCGACCCATGGCGAGTCGCTGCTGCGCGTGAAGGGTATCCTGAATGTGATCGAATCCGACAAGCCAGTCGTCGTGCACGGGGTACAGCATATCTTCCACCCGCCGGCGACCCTGGACGCCTGGCCGGACGACGACCGCCGCAGCCGGGTGGTGATGATTACCCGCGACCTGAACCGCGAGCCGGTCGAACAGATGTTCCGCGCCTTCGTCGCAGACAAGGCCGCCGGATGA
- a CDS encoding transcriptional repressor, with protein sequence MPLPRAFKAGPHDHQHCIDTAIDTAAKLCAERGIRFTKIRQRVLSLIWETHEPIGAYAILDALKPEYPRAAPPTVYRALEFLIEIGLIHRIESMNAFVGCIHPTESHSGQFLICARCSAAVEMNDSGINDAVRRGAEQMGFQAQRQMIEVTGLCPDCRGAAKG encoded by the coding sequence ATGCCCTTGCCGCGCGCCTTCAAAGCGGGTCCGCACGACCATCAGCACTGTATCGATACCGCCATCGATACGGCGGCGAAGCTATGCGCCGAACGGGGCATCCGGTTTACGAAAATCCGCCAGCGCGTATTGTCGCTGATCTGGGAAACCCATGAACCGATCGGCGCCTACGCGATCCTCGATGCCCTGAAACCCGAATATCCCCGCGCCGCCCCGCCGACCGTATACCGGGCGCTCGAATTCCTGATCGAAATCGGCCTGATCCACCGCATTGAATCCATGAACGCCTTTGTCGGCTGCATCCATCCGACCGAAAGCCATAGCGGACAGTTCCTGATCTGCGCGCGATGCAGCGCCGCCGTCGAGATGAACGACAGTGGAATCAACGATGCGGTGCGCCGGGGTGCGGAACAGATGGGCTTTCAGGCGCAGCGCCAGATGATCGAAGTCACCGGGCTGTGCCCCGACTGCCGCGGCGCCGCCAAAGGGTGA
- a CDS encoding MaoC family dehydratase, translating to MDGGGISESLEGYHIEELSVGMTAVFAKTITEADIVLFAGTSGDMNPIHVNDEYAQETRFRGRIAHGFLTGSLISTCLGMKLPGPGCIYVKQDMNFRAPVRPGDTVQARATVVDINRESRRITLETVATVGATVVIDGHAVMIVPGRRAASA from the coding sequence ATGGATGGCGGCGGAATCAGCGAATCGCTGGAAGGATACCATATCGAGGAACTGTCGGTCGGCATGACCGCGGTTTTCGCCAAGACGATCACCGAGGCCGATATCGTCCTGTTCGCGGGCACGTCCGGCGACATGAACCCGATCCACGTCAATGACGAATATGCGCAGGAAACCCGCTTCAGGGGGCGGATTGCGCACGGTTTCCTGACCGGCAGCCTGATTTCGACATGCCTTGGCATGAAGCTGCCGGGGCCGGGCTGCATTTACGTCAAGCAGGACATGAATTTCCGGGCTCCGGTGCGGCCGGGCGATACGGTCCAGGCACGGGCAACCGTGGTGGACATCAATCGCGAAAGCCGCCGGATTACACTGGAAACGGTGGCGACGGTCGGCGCGACGGTCGTGATCGACGGCCATGCGGTCATGATCGTGCCCGGCCGCCGCGCTGCGTCCGCGTGA
- a CDS encoding bifunctional riboflavin kinase/FAD synthetase: MQILRHFKDVPAAVQHCVVVLGNFDGVHRGHQAVIGQGAEIAGRLGAPLVVLTFEPHPRSFFRPHDPPFRLTPARSKARQIAALGVDALVVLDFDVAFSQIAAEDFVQQVLIDGLHARHIVVGHDFRFGRQRGGDAALLRVMGEPNGFGVTSISPVASADGETYSSSHIRENIVAGKPAHAAAMLGRPFEVEGTVQHGEKRGRTLGFPTANIDIGGYVHPALGVYAVRAAIDPNGAPEWIDGVAYFGDRPTVDGKGLLLEVNLFDFDGDLYGRNMRVALIEYLRPDHRFDSLEALQKQIAEDSATARRILKVRAAGAP; the protein is encoded by the coding sequence ATGCAAATTCTGCGGCATTTCAAGGACGTCCCGGCGGCGGTACAGCATTGCGTCGTCGTCCTGGGCAATTTTGACGGCGTCCACCGCGGCCATCAGGCGGTGATCGGCCAGGGCGCCGAAATCGCCGGCAGGCTGGGCGCACCGCTGGTTGTGCTGACCTTCGAACCGCATCCGCGCAGTTTTTTCCGGCCGCACGATCCGCCCTTCCGCCTGACGCCGGCGCGCAGCAAGGCGCGGCAGATCGCGGCGCTGGGCGTGGACGCCCTTGTCGTGCTGGATTTCGACGTGGCGTTTTCGCAGATTGCGGCTGAAGATTTTGTGCAGCAGGTGCTGATCGATGGCCTGCATGCAAGGCATATCGTGGTCGGCCACGATTTCCGCTTCGGCCGCCAGCGCGGCGGCGATGCGGCGCTGCTGCGTGTCATGGGGGAACCGAACGGATTCGGCGTGACGTCCATTTCCCCGGTCGCTTCCGCCGACGGCGAAACCTATTCCTCCAGCCATATCCGCGAAAATATCGTTGCGGGCAAACCGGCCCATGCCGCGGCGATGCTGGGCCGACCTTTCGAGGTTGAGGGCACGGTGCAGCATGGCGAAAAGCGCGGCCGCACGCTGGGATTTCCGACGGCGAATATCGATATCGGCGGCTATGTGCATCCGGCGCTGGGCGTTTACGCGGTGCGCGCGGCGATCGATCCCAATGGCGCGCCCGAATGGATCGACGGCGTCGCGTATTTCGGCGACCGGCCTACCGTGGACGGCAAGGGGTTGCTGCTGGAGGTAAATCTGTTTGACTTCGACGGCGACCTTTACGGCCGGAACATGCGGGTTGCGCTGATCGAATACCTGCGGCCGGACCACAGGTTCGACAGTCTTGAGGCCCTGCAGAAGCAGATCGCCGAAGACAGCGCCACGGCGCGGCGGATACTTAAAGTGCGGGCCGCCGGCGCGCCTTGA